Genomic window (ANME-2 cluster archaeon):
TATCAGTAGGATCAACAGCAAATCCACATTTCACTTCGTTTATTAACTTCGTATTGAATTCGAAATTACTCATTACCACAGGCTTACTCGAACCCATGTATTCAAAAAGTTTTACAGGGATTGCCAATTCATATCTCGGGTTTGGCTGCAATAATGCCACAGACAGTGATGCATTTTTTATATGATCAATAACGTTATCGTGTGCCACTTGCCCTACAAAAATAACATTATTCTCCAAATTATGTTCATGGCAGTAATCAAATATCATTTTTTCATAATCTGAACTAATAAAACCGCCTACAAATATAAGTTTTGAATCTGGAATCTTATTTAATACTTCTTTAAATGCTAATATTGTCTCTAATGTGCCCCTTATTTTTGTGAGCCCACCTACATAGATTACACTACCATCCAGATTCGATTCATCTGTTTTAGTATTTGTGAAAATATCAAGTTTTGGATAATTGTTTATTTCACATATCTTGCCATTAAGATCCTTAAATTTTGATGCTAGAACTTTATCTACAGTGATAATGTAATCTGAATATGAAGATAGTAATTTTTCACATAGATTAACAATGTTGAAAATTGGTTTATATGCAAATTTTGGAAATAATGAATTCTCTGCAATCAGGCCCGGATAATGTTCATGTACATCATATACCAATTTATTCCTTTTTAACAATTTAAGCAATGCACAAACAAACAACGATCCAGGTTCATGACAATGATAAACATCACAATCCTGACGTAATCCTGCAATAAAAACCCGCAGCATAGTAATTGGATGCAGTATTTTCGAATCTGGTTTTTTAACAGTAATTACATGTATTCCATCCACATTGTTCTTACTTGCAATATCTGATGGTGCGATCAACGTTACTGCATGTCCTGCTTTTAGAAGAGATTTTGATTCTTTATGGAATATTCTTGTGTCAAATGGTTGATGAACTGTGGTTAACATACATATTTTCATAAGTATCTCCATTTCATCTCTATTTATGTTTGTTATTCACCGCTTATTTTTCAGTAAAGGTTTACGTTAATATGGCACTGAATCTATAAAGAAACCTGCTTTTTTAATCACTTCACGTGAACACGAACATGCTGTGAAGTTGCTCAAAAAGATTAACACCGTATTTTTCATAATGATACGTGATAACTTCTAGATTATGATACTTCACAAAACATGTTTCTCTTCAATTCCAGACCTTAGCGCAGTCCAAGATGGTCGCATCGCTGCGGCAAACAATCTGTAAATGTCCATCTTCGTTGTACATTGGCTTGTGCCCGCACTTACTGTCGATAATACTTAGCTGCTGATGACCACAACCAATTCCAGTATCCAGAAAAGAGCCACCGCTGTTTGGGCTGTGGTGGCGCATGACAGAACATATTTGTGTTAATATTTGTTCATCTTTAAATCCTGCAATACTGTAGATTCTAAACATTTTTTCACGGCAACTCCATTAGTTTATATTTAAATCTTTCAAATATTCATTCAAAACATTTATTTACATTTCTATTATAGTATGGTGTCATTATAATTATATTTTCTTTGACTCATATGAGGAATATAAATTGACTGACAAAATAAACGATGTGCCTGATTCAAATTTAAGGGGAAGCTATATTATTAATTTTTTGTACAATAAAATTTCAATTTATACGCCATTAATTTTATTTATTTTCGGTATTAGCCTTTACATTCGCACTGTACTGCCATATGATGCCGTATTCAGAGGTGGTATAGTTGGATTCGCTGCCGATGATGCTGTATTCCACATGCGCCTCGTGGAAAATCTACTTCATAATTTTCCGCATAGAATATGGTATGAAGTATTCACACTGTACCCAACCGGTCAAACCCTGCATTTCGGCCCCCTCTGGACATATATGATAGCAATCACCTCATTAATTCTGGGAGCGGGTTCCCCAACTCTCGAACTGACACGAACTGTGGGTGCATATTTCCCAGGGATAATTGGCGCACTAATAGTATTCCCAATTTACTTCATTGGCAGGGACGTATTTGACAAGCGTGTCGGGCTGTTAGCTGCTTTCATGGTTGCAGTGATGCCAGGACAAATATTATCCCGTTCCATAATGGGTTTCTCAGATCACCATGCAGGCGAGGTGTTCTTCAGTGCTTTATTCCTCATGTTCTTCATTATGGCTGTCAAATCAGTCAAAGGTAAAGACATTTCACTGAATGACATCCAGAATAAGAACTGGAATAAATTAAAGCCTCATGTTATCATTTCCATCTTTGCCGGAATTACCTTTGGATTATATATGCTCCAATGGTCCAGTGGTGTATTCTTCGGCGGCATTGTTGCCATATTCATTGTTCTTCAGTACATCATAGACCACATGCGCGGAAGGTCTGTTGAAGGACTGTTTCTGGTGAGCTTTATTACATTCTTATCTGCTTTCCCCCTGGTGGTATTCTTTGTAGACCCATTGAATAGATTTTCTGCTGGCCGTTACTCCTACCTCCACATCCTAATCACCCTGGGCAGCGCCGTATTCTTCCTATTCTTAGGCTTATTATCCTTTAAAATAAGAGAAAAGAACATCGATAAAATCTACTACCCCCTCACCATAGCAGGCATATACGCCATTGGCCTGGTCATAGCAAAACTCTTCGTCCCGGGGATATTCTCAAGTTTTCAAAGATTCTTTTCCATCTTCCAGCCACACACAGGCGGCGGCCTCACCATCGCCGAAGCCTCACCCCCCACCCACCAGATGATCTTCGGCTATGCCAGCTACCCCAACAACTTCGGCGGCAGCTACCCCGGCATATTTGAGTTCGTTTCAACCTATTACATCGCCCTGCTCGCCATGGTAGCCATAGGAGCCCTCCTCATCTTCCGCAAATGGGAACCAGAGAAAGCCATGTTCCTCATATGGTGCATCACCATGTTCGCCCTCACAACAGCCCAAAATCGCTGGTTCTACTACTATTCAGTCAACGTGGCCATACTTTCAGCCTTCATCGGTATAGGAATTCTCGACATCGCAGGTCTGAAGGACATTTCAAGTAGATTCAGAACCCTGGTCTCAACCCCTCGCTCCCTCCAGGAATTCTTCACCTCAGACCTGCCCCGCCACCTGCTCACCGCCCTCGTAGTCGCTATCGTGATCATGGTGGTATTCCTGCCCAACTTTACTATCGCATCCCGCTCAACAGCCGACGGCACCATCGGTTCAGACTACTACCTGTGGCATGAATCCCTCACCTGGATGCGATACAACACCCCCGACCCGGGCCTGGATTTCGATGCCATATACGACCGCCCACCTGCAGGTGAGACATTCCAGTACCCTGACA
Coding sequences:
- a CDS encoding glycosyltransferase family 4 protein; translation: MKICMLTTVHQPFDTRIFHKESKSLLKAGHAVTLIAPSDIASKNNVDGIHVITVKKPDSKILHPITMLRVFIAGLRQDCDVYHCHEPGSLFVCALLKLLKRNKLVYDVHEHYPGLIAENSLFPKFAYKPIFNIVNLCEKLLSSYSDYIITVDKVLASKFKDLNGKICEINNYPKLDIFTNTKTDESNLDGSVIYVGGLTKIRGTLETILAFKEVLNKIPDSKLIFVGGFISSDYEKMIFDYCHEHNLENNVIFVGQVAHDNVIDHIKNASLSVALLQPNPRYELAIPVKLFEYMGSSKPVVMSNFEFNTKLINEVKCGFAVDPTDIQAISDAILSLLEHPEEAKQMGENGRRAVEETYNWENMEKRLFRVYEELA
- a CDS encoding oligosaccharyl transferase, archaeosortase A system-associated codes for the protein MTDKINDVPDSNLRGSYIINFLYNKISIYTPLILFIFGISLYIRTVLPYDAVFRGGIVGFAADDAVFHMRLVENLLHNFPHRIWYEVFTLYPTGQTLHFGPLWTYMIAITSLILGAGSPTLELTRTVGAYFPGIIGALIVFPIYFIGRDVFDKRVGLLAAFMVAVMPGQILSRSIMGFSDHHAGEVFFSALFLMFFIMAVKSVKGKDISLNDIQNKNWNKLKPHVIISIFAGITFGLYMLQWSSGVFFGGIVAIFIVLQYIIDHMRGRSVEGLFLVSFITFLSAFPLVVFFVDPLNRFSAGRYSYLHILITLGSAVFFLFLGLLSFKIREKNIDKIYYPLTIAGIYAIGLVIAKLFVPGIFSSFQRFFSIFQPHTGGGLTIAEASPPTHQMIFGYASYPNNFGGSYPGIFEFVSTYYIALLAMVAIGALLIFRKWEPEKAMFLIWCITMFALTTAQNRWFYYYSVNVAILSAFIGIGILDIAGLKDISSRFRTLVSTPRSLQEFFTSDLPRHLLTALVVAIVIMVVFLPNFTIASRSTADGTIGSDYYLWHESLTWMRYNTPDPGLDFDAIYDRPPAGETFQYPDTAYGVMSWWDYGHVITYFGHRIPNANPFQAGIGGGTNHAPGASTFFTAQSEEAAGEVLWNLGVNNKSGSRYIISNAYMAYAILDVMGIWDGHDWTDYRTWAVISGQEQPIFKQYWYTSMEGRLHIFDGDALKHYRLVHESQANPYVRGGNEEKRCKALYNMLYNGNLQVEDTGYVKIFEFVNGATISGKAPDGATVKISNSIMTNQGRLFTYRQTATVENGTYSFVVPYSTLGPIPDETNFDTRPTGPYTITAVDVSKTVDVAEQDVLDGGTVTLDIA